Proteins found in one Fulvitalea axinellae genomic segment:
- a CDS encoding dockerin type I repeat-containing protein encodes MRTLILLLFLTFSFLSQSQGQTLPEGILDEANTLVWKGGKGNWDDLSGWKNWDGSQAAQLPDVNTSVYIAGFFDTLNISENAVCKAIVFGREVPGNNATSAVGVFRLKESAVLAAKKGVWLEIQSMPNNVSLRMEADSKFELAVWSREKAPSSRAYAFGSYSFATTSKLIFSGGSYFYMHRTQSVEYPKIEVKGDENGKITKVDLPKYFKVRDFLWRANQPDFVERQSTTVHLRGDSLGGWMATGTLNLYKTGTVWLWGNVDAGRLYGKGSGTSVLAYDGNTEAGEKLIIRKLSSSKLELSEHIGGEIEYNSDEDLNILPGAYSGLTLAGSGKRAFPTGEDVTLSGTLELQDSVFFSVPNGRALRLSGDWMDNRSSFPQNDEGLVLLEGEKDQTVGGNLRVLVDSLRVSKSSGKVRLTQAMSVKGRLTLRSASLVELAMGDSSWSVNGDWYNLGVLVRNASGHESVVEFSGENVGQDIYGTTRLRNIRLNKPKDKILTIRDSLIVTHCFEVKTEENRGGRLNIKGEFVLDGGPVGNAYVATIDNPDNFSFYSGEATVRRYLKDKLQAWYMLGPVTSGWKAGDWNKSFHMSFHSRGSITSFNQFKYGSRFGDEGALASEWWTNITSRTTTVMAGLGYRIYIWNDRQNANKKGFKGKAIVIEEIGRFVFGSHSVSIKRSYGNYPDGVTANTLNYGWNLLSNPYPSPVSWEKLYALQDAGAVQSTAYLWDGANKSYRELVAGGVSVSGDPDQNIIGPGDAFFIFKLKKGTEDFLFEESAKVQRADIPLYRQATAEKLMRLSVSDENEFKDYALGVFDREVGENPLEAFKLFDSGFANIGFWDKGDLVGAYALRTWTFDRDTTLNLVFNSVQDGEFRFELESLPFHSEFAEVFLKDNKLDTLVSLKERAPYLFEKSASDPSYDTLRFELLLKRVELPLLAPSIEKRRILSLDTMKWPVVATQSKMLDAFSFSFSYDTDNWEFVGLRGERASDFLTEIIDGKVTVSSKTEISINENDVLVTGMFRAKKLIEGTDSRTKLHLEGKYELGGRSETFLIKGFGKEVEILEGANVSAIVEGKGNGGINWEWSSTGESIEREIKNDSLRIRLEKGSDLKLEAKTGLVDGSEAGVGDLVLLRRHILGINALGSREKWAGDVNDDGFLSTKDVAEIRNVILGLAESFSMPARVLYKEGDSYSENFNGTVEKDSVIRFELVKSGELFRREDRKEAMPTVELEFSEKNTKNGQYRVALALFGVTEFEALTFGLNWDSDNIKPLKIEASEGVYLNRSETASGRLKVLWQSGYEITRQAGDTLLWLTFESVGEHGGELMVDGGELIGNGLESIGIVPSFMDLFQNLESEIRIENPVGDRLRLWLPRESSGDLGMVLWNAEGSRVFEFSGQKEEGADYFEVSINASPGVYRLKIELSGKRFFRTILKQ; translated from the coding sequence ATGAGAACATTAATACTCTTACTTTTCTTGACGTTTTCTTTCTTATCGCAAAGCCAAGGTCAAACGTTGCCTGAAGGTATTTTAGACGAGGCGAATACCTTGGTTTGGAAAGGAGGAAAAGGAAATTGGGATGATCTGTCGGGCTGGAAAAACTGGGACGGTAGCCAAGCGGCTCAATTGCCCGACGTAAATACCAGCGTTTATATCGCAGGTTTTTTTGATACTTTGAATATTTCCGAAAACGCTGTTTGTAAGGCGATTGTATTTGGTCGGGAGGTTCCAGGCAATAACGCGACATCCGCCGTCGGGGTCTTTCGTTTGAAGGAAAGCGCTGTTTTAGCGGCTAAAAAGGGCGTTTGGTTGGAAATCCAAAGTATGCCGAACAATGTAAGCTTAAGGATGGAGGCTGATTCCAAGTTTGAGTTGGCGGTGTGGTCACGGGAAAAAGCTCCTTCCAGCAGGGCTTACGCCTTTGGTTCTTATTCGTTCGCTACCACATCTAAACTGATTTTTTCAGGCGGGTCGTATTTTTATATGCATAGGACACAATCGGTTGAATATCCGAAAATCGAAGTCAAAGGCGATGAGAACGGAAAAATCACGAAAGTTGATTTACCGAAATATTTCAAAGTAAGAGACTTTTTGTGGCGAGCGAACCAACCCGATTTTGTGGAGAGGCAGTCGACAACCGTACATCTGAGAGGCGATTCGCTTGGAGGCTGGATGGCTACAGGAACGCTGAATTTGTATAAAACCGGAACGGTTTGGCTCTGGGGAAATGTTGACGCTGGGAGATTGTACGGAAAAGGCTCCGGAACTTCGGTTTTGGCATATGATGGAAATACTGAAGCGGGGGAGAAGCTGATTATACGTAAACTTTCCTCAAGCAAATTGGAGCTTTCCGAACACATAGGCGGAGAGATCGAATACAATAGCGATGAAGATTTGAATATTTTGCCCGGAGCGTATTCTGGGCTGACACTGGCCGGTTCTGGAAAAAGGGCATTCCCCACGGGGGAAGATGTGACTTTATCAGGAACGTTAGAGCTTCAGGATTCTGTTTTCTTTTCCGTTCCGAATGGCAGGGCGCTCCGATTGTCTGGCGATTGGATGGATAATAGGTCTTCGTTTCCCCAAAATGACGAAGGATTAGTTTTGTTGGAAGGCGAAAAAGATCAGACGGTTGGAGGGAATTTAAGAGTGCTTGTGGATTCCCTGAGGGTTTCAAAAAGTTCGGGTAAAGTGCGTTTGACTCAGGCGATGTCCGTCAAAGGGCGGTTGACTTTGCGCAGTGCGTCTTTGGTGGAGCTCGCTATGGGAGATTCGTCATGGTCGGTGAATGGTGACTGGTATAACTTGGGTGTTTTGGTTCGTAACGCCTCGGGACATGAGTCTGTTGTCGAGTTTTCAGGCGAGAATGTGGGGCAGGATATTTACGGTACAACCCGTCTGAGGAATATCCGGCTGAATAAACCCAAAGACAAGATTCTCACTATTCGTGATTCGCTGATAGTAACGCATTGTTTTGAGGTTAAAACGGAGGAAAACCGTGGCGGACGGCTGAATATCAAAGGCGAGTTCGTGCTGGATGGCGGGCCTGTGGGCAACGCTTATGTGGCGACTATTGATAATCCTGATAATTTCTCTTTCTATTCGGGCGAGGCGACGGTCAGGCGGTATCTGAAAGACAAACTTCAGGCTTGGTATATGCTCGGCCCTGTGACTTCGGGCTGGAAAGCCGGTGATTGGAATAAAAGCTTCCATATGAGTTTTCACAGCCGGGGAAGCATAACGTCTTTTAACCAATTCAAATACGGAAGCCGGTTTGGCGACGAAGGAGCCTTGGCCAGCGAATGGTGGACAAATATCACCAGTCGCACAACAACGGTGATGGCGGGTTTGGGTTATCGGATTTATATTTGGAATGACCGTCAAAACGCTAATAAGAAAGGTTTTAAAGGCAAGGCGATTGTCATAGAGGAAATAGGACGGTTTGTATTCGGATCGCACAGCGTGAGTATCAAACGTTCATATGGAAATTATCCGGATGGAGTTACGGCCAATACGTTGAATTACGGCTGGAATTTGCTTTCCAATCCTTACCCGAGCCCGGTTAGTTGGGAGAAATTATACGCTTTGCAAGATGCCGGAGCGGTTCAAAGCACGGCTTACCTTTGGGACGGCGCCAACAAATCGTACCGGGAATTGGTGGCGGGAGGCGTTTCCGTAAGCGGAGATCCGGACCAAAATATTATCGGGCCGGGCGATGCGTTTTTCATCTTCAAATTGAAAAAAGGAACTGAAGATTTCCTGTTTGAGGAAAGCGCCAAAGTTCAGCGGGCGGATATTCCCTTGTACCGTCAGGCCACTGCCGAAAAATTGATGCGTTTGTCCGTTTCCGACGAAAATGAATTTAAGGACTACGCCCTTGGGGTTTTTGATCGAGAGGTCGGAGAAAATCCATTGGAAGCGTTTAAGCTTTTCGATTCGGGTTTTGCCAATATCGGATTTTGGGACAAAGGCGATTTGGTGGGCGCTTACGCTCTGCGTACTTGGACTTTTGATCGTGACACTACGTTAAATCTTGTTTTCAATTCCGTACAGGACGGCGAGTTCCGGTTTGAGCTGGAATCGTTGCCTTTCCATTCCGAATTCGCGGAGGTTTTTCTGAAAGACAATAAGCTCGATACCTTGGTAAGCCTTAAGGAAAGAGCGCCTTATTTATTTGAAAAGTCGGCTTCTGATCCAAGTTATGACACTTTGCGTTTTGAGTTATTGTTGAAACGAGTTGAGTTGCCGTTGCTTGCTCCGAGTATTGAAAAGCGAAGGATTTTGAGTTTGGACACAATGAAGTGGCCCGTAGTGGCGACTCAATCCAAAATGTTGGACGCGTTTAGTTTTTCATTCTCTTACGATACCGATAACTGGGAATTCGTGGGCTTGCGAGGCGAAAGAGCGAGTGATTTTCTGACTGAAATTATAGATGGGAAAGTTACGGTGAGCTCAAAGACAGAGATCTCAATAAACGAGAATGATGTTTTGGTGACAGGAATGTTTCGGGCAAAAAAACTAATTGAAGGAACCGATAGCCGGACAAAACTTCATTTGGAAGGAAAATATGAATTAGGAGGAAGAAGCGAGACTTTCTTGATAAAAGGCTTCGGTAAAGAAGTGGAAATCTTGGAAGGGGCGAATGTTTCCGCCATAGTTGAAGGTAAGGGAAATGGCGGTATAAATTGGGAATGGTCATCAACGGGGGAAAGTATTGAAAGGGAAATAAAGAATGATTCACTCCGAATCCGCTTGGAAAAAGGCTCGGATCTGAAGCTGGAAGCGAAAACGGGTTTAGTAGACGGCTCTGAAGCGGGTGTTGGCGACTTGGTTTTGCTTCGAAGGCACATTTTGGGAATCAATGCGCTTGGCTCACGGGAAAAGTGGGCGGGCGATGTAAACGATGACGGCTTTTTGAGCACAAAGGATGTTGCGGAGATCCGGAATGTGATTTTGGGACTTGCGGAGTCGTTCAGCATGCCTGCTCGGGTGCTTTATAAGGAAGGGGATTCGTATTCGGAGAACTTTAACGGAACGGTTGAGAAAGATTCGGTCATTCGTTTTGAATTGGTGAAATCGGGTGAGCTGTTTCGGAGAGAAGACAGAAAAGAGGCGATGCCGACAGTTGAATTGGAATTTTCCGAAAAGAATACGAAAAACGGTCAGTATAGAGTCGCTTTGGCTCTGTTCGGAGTCACGGAATTTGAAGCGCTGACTTTCGGACTGAATTGGGATTCGGACAATATAAAACCGTTGAAAATTGAAGCTTCGGAGGGCGTTTATCTGAATCGTTCGGAAACGGCTTCGGGAAGGCTGAAGGTATTGTGGCAATCCGGCTATGAAATCACAAGGCAGGCGGGAGATACCTTGCTTTGGCTAACTTTTGAGAGCGTGGGCGAGCACGGAGGCGAACTGATGGTTGATGGTGGTGAGTTGATAGGGAATGGTTTGGAATCCATCGGGATTGTACCTTCTTTTATGGATCTTTTTCAAAATCTTGAAAGTGAGATCAGAATCGAAAACCCTGTGGGCGACAGGCTTAGGCTGTGGTTGCCTAGGGAATCCTCAGGCGACTTGGGAATGGTGTTGTGGAATGCGGAAGGTAGTCGGGTTTTTGAATTTTCGGGACAAAAAGAAGAAGGCGCCGATTATTTTGAAGTGAGTATCAACGCTTCCCCCGGAGTTTACAGGCTCAAAATAGAGTTGTCGGGAAAGCGTTTTTTTAGGACAATATTGAAGCAATGA
- a CDS encoding M20/M25/M40 family metallo-hydrolase, translated as MDKKSKTFLYEYLNNNAPTGFETGGQRLWIDYVSEYADEYFTDTYGTAVAVVNPEAEFKVVIEAHADEIAWYVNYISEKGYLYVIRNGGSDFQIAPSMRAKVHTETGEVLPAVFGWPALHVREKGKEPKPTQENLTLDCGCTSREEVEALGIHVGAVVTFDQDLAELNEKFLVGRALDNRIGGFMIAEVLRHLREEKVHLPFGLYVTNAVQEEVGLRGASMIAHRLKPNLAIVTDVCHDTQSPLYNKIKQGDISAGKGPVLTVAPAVHNKLLTILRETATKHEIPFQRAASSRFTGTDTDAFAYSGEGVASALVSLPLKYMHTTVEMVALSDVENLVKLFFEFLKTLEPDIDLKYIG; from the coding sequence ATGGATAAGAAAAGTAAGACTTTCCTCTACGAATATTTGAACAATAACGCCCCCACAGGTTTCGAAACCGGCGGTCAGCGGCTTTGGATCGATTACGTGTCGGAATATGCCGACGAATACTTTACGGACACTTACGGAACGGCCGTGGCGGTAGTGAATCCGGAGGCCGAATTCAAAGTGGTGATAGAAGCCCACGCCGACGAAATCGCTTGGTACGTGAATTATATTTCCGAAAAAGGCTATTTGTACGTAATCCGAAACGGCGGAAGCGATTTCCAGATTGCTCCGTCGATGAGGGCCAAGGTACATACGGAGACAGGCGAGGTTTTGCCGGCGGTATTTGGTTGGCCTGCTTTGCATGTTAGGGAAAAAGGGAAAGAGCCTAAACCTACACAGGAAAACTTAACCTTGGACTGTGGCTGTACTTCCAGGGAGGAAGTGGAGGCGCTGGGGATTCATGTGGGAGCTGTGGTTACTTTTGATCAAGATTTGGCTGAGTTGAATGAAAAATTTTTGGTGGGAAGGGCCTTGGATAATAGAATCGGTGGATTTATGATCGCCGAAGTGTTGCGTCATTTGCGGGAAGAGAAGGTACACTTGCCTTTCGGGCTTTACGTCACCAATGCGGTGCAGGAAGAAGTCGGTTTGAGAGGTGCCTCGATGATAGCCCACAGGCTGAAGCCTAACTTAGCAATAGTCACCGATGTTTGCCACGACACTCAATCGCCTTTGTACAACAAGATAAAGCAAGGCGATATCTCGGCGGGAAAAGGACCTGTTCTGACAGTGGCGCCAGCGGTTCACAATAAGTTGTTGACAATTTTGCGGGAAACGGCCACCAAGCATGAAATTCCGTTCCAACGGGCCGCTTCGTCCAGGTTTACGGGCACTGACACCGATGCCTTTGCGTATTCGGGAGAAGGCGTGGCTTCGGCGCTCGTTTCGTTGCCCCTGAAGTATATGCACACTACGGTGGAAATGGTAGCGTTGTCCGATGTTGAGAATCTGGTGAAGCTGTTTTTTGAGTTTCTGAAAACCCTTGAGCCTGATATTGACCTGAAATATATCGGGTAA
- a CDS encoding SCO family protein, which yields MKNVKTFGIASAFLIAVTLMSCGSGKRKLPFLGHRTTVEKVVNGETVVDTVYQTIPDFSFTNQEGQTVSKKDFEGKVYVADFFFTTCPTICPKMSAQMLRLYQRFENTDEVRLLSHSIDTKYDTPPVLKRYAEKLDVKAPKWQFVTGKKEEIYTLGEKHYYVTAQEDKNAPGGFIHSGAFMLIDTHGRIRGKYDGTVPQAVDKLMNDIDLLLQETKEEKNTEGQS from the coding sequence ATGAAAAACGTCAAAACATTTGGCATCGCCAGCGCATTTCTGATCGCCGTCACACTCATGTCCTGCGGTTCGGGCAAGCGCAAACTTCCCTTTCTTGGTCATAGAACCACCGTGGAAAAAGTCGTAAACGGGGAAACGGTAGTCGACACCGTCTACCAAACCATCCCTGACTTCTCTTTCACCAACCAAGAAGGACAAACCGTAAGCAAGAAAGATTTCGAAGGAAAAGTTTATGTCGCCGATTTCTTCTTTACCACTTGCCCTACCATTTGCCCAAAAATGTCGGCGCAGATGCTGCGTCTTTACCAGCGCTTCGAGAACACGGATGAGGTTCGCCTGTTGTCACACTCTATCGACACGAAATACGACACCCCTCCGGTATTGAAACGCTACGCCGAAAAGCTTGACGTAAAAGCCCCGAAATGGCAATTCGTCACCGGGAAAAAAGAAGAGATTTATACACTGGGCGAAAAGCATTATTACGTTACGGCCCAAGAAGACAAAAACGCTCCGGGAGGATTTATCCATAGCGGAGCATTTATGCTTATCGACACCCACGGGCGTATTCGCGGTAAATACGACGGAACCGTTCCGCAAGCCGTGGACAAATTGATGAACGATATCGATCTTCTTTTGCAGGAGACAAAAGAGGAAAAGAATACGGAAGGACAATCTTAA
- a CDS encoding response regulator, protein MEQKSIYVLEENRTEAMVMKLAFDKLSDVNLTFFTSGQDVLARLHEKPDVVICDLMMSGMEGLEFVKKIRRLCPVTQFIVISSYGFTDVIRELQKVGVFNFVIRGEHSLRYMKQRLEDLLLVLRADSSVHDA, encoded by the coding sequence ATGGAACAGAAAAGCATTTACGTATTGGAGGAAAACAGAACGGAGGCGATGGTCATGAAATTGGCTTTTGACAAGTTGTCTGATGTCAATCTGACGTTCTTCACTTCGGGACAGGACGTACTGGCCCGATTGCATGAAAAGCCTGATGTGGTTATCTGCGATTTGATGATGAGCGGGATGGAAGGGCTGGAATTCGTCAAAAAAATCAGAAGGCTCTGTCCGGTTACCCAGTTTATCGTTATCTCCTCATACGGTTTTACGGACGTGATTCGCGAGCTTCAGAAAGTGGGGGTTTTCAATTTTGTTATTCGTGGCGAACACTCGCTGAGGTATATGAAGCAAAGGCTAGAGGACCTGTTGTTGGTGTTGCGTGCCGATAGCTCCGTTCACGACGCGTAA
- the pepE gene encoding dipeptidase PepE, whose protein sequence is MKKLLLLSNSTNPGEDYLDWPKDYLADFMSGEFKNIVFVPYAGITISYDEYTERLNGALGKIGLKATGIHEATDPVKAIQNADAIFVGGGNTFELLSQLYKNKLVEPIREKLNSGTPYVGWSAGSNMACPTVKTTNDMPITFPPSFDALSLIPFQINPHYTEATLPNHGGETRKMRLAEYLEINQDSTVVCLPEGTLLHVEGETMVYKGKKEGKVLTYGNEERILLDQDIV, encoded by the coding sequence ATGAAGAAACTTCTTCTGCTTAGCAACTCCACCAATCCCGGTGAAGATTATCTGGATTGGCCAAAAGATTATCTCGCCGATTTTATGTCGGGCGAATTCAAAAATATCGTTTTCGTTCCTTACGCCGGCATCACTATCAGCTACGACGAATACACGGAAAGGCTCAACGGAGCTTTGGGAAAAATCGGCCTGAAAGCCACCGGAATCCACGAAGCGACGGATCCCGTAAAAGCGATCCAAAACGCCGACGCGATTTTTGTGGGAGGAGGAAACACTTTCGAATTGCTTAGCCAGCTTTACAAAAACAAACTGGTAGAGCCAATTCGTGAAAAATTAAATTCCGGTACACCATACGTAGGCTGGAGCGCCGGCTCAAACATGGCCTGCCCGACGGTGAAAACCACCAACGACATGCCGATCACATTCCCGCCGTCATTCGACGCCTTGTCGTTGATTCCTTTCCAAATCAATCCGCATTATACGGAAGCCACTTTGCCTAACCACGGAGGCGAAACCAGAAAAATGCGCTTGGCCGAATACTTGGAAATCAATCAGGACAGCACCGTTGTGTGCTTGCCGGAGGGAACATTGCTTCATGTAGAAGGGGAAACAATGGTTTACAAAGGTAAAAAAGAAGGAAAAGTCTTGACTTACGGAAACGAGGAACGGATTCTTCTTGATCAGGATATCGTTTGA
- the bshB1 gene encoding bacillithiol biosynthesis deacetylase BshB1 has protein sequence MAHEIDRALFILSKRLMYKTDILVLVAHPDDAELSCGGTIAAHVAKGHRVGIVDLTRGELGTRGTAESRAKEAADAAKILGVAFRENLGLPDGFFENTKEYQLEVVKAIRKHCPKLVIANAVADRHPDHSRAAELVKTACFLAGLPKVETELDGEKQEAFRPENLYHILQTDYIKPDFVFDITEYMDVKLEAVRAFKTQFHIPDYDSEEPQTLISSPEFMEFLKARAKEMGHSIRTGFGEGFTKSREIGVNDLFSLL, from the coding sequence ATGGCGCACGAAATCGATCGTGCGCTTTTTATTTTGAGTAAAAGACTGATGTATAAAACGGATATATTGGTATTGGTGGCGCATCCCGATGATGCGGAATTGTCTTGCGGAGGCACAATCGCAGCTCATGTAGCCAAGGGACATCGGGTGGGGATCGTGGATTTGACTCGTGGGGAATTGGGTACCAGAGGAACTGCGGAAAGTCGGGCTAAAGAGGCTGCGGACGCCGCCAAAATCTTGGGCGTGGCTTTTAGGGAAAACTTGGGATTGCCTGACGGCTTTTTCGAGAATACGAAAGAGTATCAATTGGAAGTGGTAAAAGCTATCAGAAAGCACTGCCCGAAGTTGGTAATCGCAAATGCGGTCGCCGATAGGCATCCGGATCATTCCAGAGCCGCTGAGTTGGTGAAAACAGCTTGTTTCTTGGCTGGGTTGCCCAAAGTCGAAACGGAGTTGGATGGTGAGAAGCAAGAAGCGTTTCGTCCGGAAAACCTTTACCATATCCTGCAGACCGATTACATAAAGCCCGATTTCGTTTTTGATATTACTGAATATATGGACGTGAAGTTGGAAGCGGTAAGGGCGTTCAAGACACAGTTCCATATTCCCGATTACGACTCGGAAGAACCGCAGACCTTGATTTCGTCTCCGGAATTTATGGAATTTCTAAAAGCCAGGGCCAAAGAAATGGGACATTCCATTAGGACTGGATTTGGCGAAGGCTTCACAAAATCGAGAGAAATAGGCGTAAACGACTTGTTCTCCTTGTTGTAA
- a CDS encoding M23 family metallopeptidase, whose amino-acid sequence MRTKRLVMAFLCVFVVVGANAQDKQKKKRKGWFSFLRKKPKVEKLAVPADTIPEFFPEEFSWDVDSTLREALAVEDSLPALEDVEPCFFDISDNLSIDCGWLEAHDYFKKWDKRNINPYKIDALKFKDSLSLELYRQDDSVAWKYPIKVSKLTSDFGWRRWRWHYGVDLRLKTGDPIVAAFDGIVRLTRYDRRGYGYYVLLRHKNGLETLYGHMSKILVKVGQEVKAGELVGKGGSTGRSSGPHLHFEARYAGLPIDPKRVFDFSKGEIKGDTLEVTPETFAYFKKIRQRTYHRIRSGDTLSRLAVRYHTSITKICRLNGISRNKILRIGQRLRVR is encoded by the coding sequence ATGCGGACAAAAAGGTTGGTAATGGCGTTCCTGTGTGTTTTTGTCGTTGTAGGGGCAAATGCGCAGGACAAGCAGAAAAAGAAGAGGAAGGGCTGGTTTTCTTTTTTGAGAAAGAAGCCGAAAGTAGAGAAGCTTGCGGTGCCAGCCGACACGATTCCGGAGTTTTTTCCCGAAGAGTTTTCCTGGGACGTGGATTCCACGCTGAGGGAGGCGTTGGCAGTGGAAGACTCCTTGCCGGCACTCGAAGATGTGGAACCCTGCTTCTTCGATATTTCAGATAACTTGTCGATCGATTGCGGTTGGCTGGAAGCCCACGACTATTTTAAGAAGTGGGATAAAAGGAATATTAACCCCTATAAGATCGATGCGCTTAAGTTTAAAGATTCGTTGAGTCTTGAACTTTATAGGCAAGACGACAGTGTAGCGTGGAAATATCCGATAAAGGTATCTAAACTTACTTCCGATTTTGGATGGAGACGTTGGCGTTGGCACTACGGCGTAGATCTTCGTCTTAAGACCGGAGATCCGATTGTGGCCGCTTTTGACGGAATCGTTCGCTTGACGAGATATGATAGGAGAGGCTATGGCTATTATGTGCTTTTAAGGCATAAAAACGGCCTTGAAACGCTTTATGGTCATATGTCCAAGATCTTGGTAAAAGTAGGGCAGGAAGTCAAAGCGGGAGAGCTAGTGGGAAAAGGAGGCAGTACGGGACGTAGTTCCGGTCCGCACCTTCACTTTGAGGCTCGTTACGCAGGTTTGCCGATTGATCCGAAGAGAGTTTTTGACTTCTCGAAAGGAGAGATCAAGGGCGATACCCTAGAGGTGACGCCGGAAACGTTCGCTTATTTCAAAAAGATAAGACAACGGACTTATCATCGGATAAGAAGTGGCGATACGCTTTCTAGATTGGCGGTAAGATACCATACTTCGATTACGAAGATTTGCCGGCTGAACGGAATAAGTCGCAATAAGATCCTGAGAATAGGGCAACGTTTGCGTGTAAGATAA
- the trxB gene encoding thioredoxin-disulfide reductase, whose amino-acid sequence MTQEKVKVLILGSGPAGYTAAIYASRAGLKPVLYQGGQPGGQLTITNDVENFPGYPEGINGPQMMMDLQKQAERFDADIRIGLATSVDFSGYPHKVVIDEKHEILADSVIISTGASAKWLGLPSEDEYNGRGVSACAVCDGFFYRGQDVVVVGAGDTACEEASYLSNICNKVYMLVRRDEMRASTIMQKRVENTANIEVLWNTETDEVLGDENGVTGVRVKNKVTGELKEIEATGFFVAIGHKPNTDIFADYINLDDAGYILTTPGTAKTNVEGVFASGDAQDKHYRQAVTAAGTGCMAALDAERFLAEKELS is encoded by the coding sequence ATGACTCAGGAAAAAGTTAAGGTTTTGATTTTGGGCTCGGGCCCTGCGGGATATACCGCTGCTATTTACGCTTCTAGGGCAGGTTTGAAGCCTGTATTGTATCAGGGAGGACAGCCCGGCGGACAGTTGACGATTACGAACGACGTTGAGAATTTTCCTGGTTATCCGGAAGGCATTAACGGCCCACAGATGATGATGGATCTGCAAAAGCAGGCCGAACGCTTTGACGCGGACATTCGTATCGGGTTGGCCACGTCGGTTGATTTTTCGGGATATCCGCATAAAGTCGTGATTGACGAGAAGCACGAAATCTTAGCCGATTCCGTAATTATTTCGACAGGAGCTTCGGCGAAGTGGTTGGGCTTGCCGTCTGAGGACGAGTATAACGGCAGAGGCGTATCGGCATGCGCTGTTTGCGACGGATTCTTTTACCGCGGGCAGGATGTGGTGGTTGTCGGTGCCGGTGATACCGCATGCGAAGAAGCCAGCTATCTCTCTAACATTTGCAATAAAGTTTACATGCTGGTCCGTCGTGATGAGATGAGAGCATCGACGATCATGCAAAAAAGAGTTGAGAATACCGCCAATATCGAAGTTCTTTGGAATACCGAAACTGATGAGGTTTTGGGCGACGAGAATGGTGTTACTGGCGTAAGAGTGAAAAACAAGGTTACCGGAGAGCTGAAAGAGATTGAGGCTACGGGATTCTTCGTAGCTATTGGGCATAAGCCGAACACCGATATTTTCGCTGATTATATTAATCTTGACGATGCGGGATATATCCTGACGACTCCGGGTACGGCAAAAACAAACGTGGAAGGCGTGTTCGCTTCGGGCGATGCTCAGGACAAACACTACCGTCAGGCTGTTACGGCCGCGGGAACTGGCTGTATGGCCGCTTTGGACGCTGAAAGATTCTTGGCAGAAAAAGAGCTTTCCTAA
- a CDS encoding sigma-70 family RNA polymerase sigma factor, with the protein MRQLKISKQITNRESQSLDKYLQEIGKVDLLTPDEEVDLAKRIREGDQLALEKLTKANLRFVVSVAKQYQNQGLSLGDLINEGNLGLIKAAQRFDETRGFKFISYAVWWIRQSILQALAEQSRIVRLPLNRVGSLNKISKTFSELEQKYEREPSPDELAEVLEVNTSEVVDTMKISGRHVSMDAPFVQGEENSLLDVLENDTEEKPDQELMNDSLCREVQRALSTLTQREADVISLYFGLNGENAMTLEEIGEKFNLTRERVRQIKEKAIRRLRHTSRSKALKPYLG; encoded by the coding sequence ATGAGACAGCTTAAGATCAGTAAGCAGATTACCAATAGAGAAAGTCAATCACTGGACAAATATCTTCAGGAAATCGGAAAGGTTGACCTTCTGACTCCGGACGAAGAGGTGGATTTGGCCAAAAGGATCCGTGAAGGTGACCAGCTTGCTTTAGAGAAACTGACCAAGGCCAACTTGCGTTTCGTTGTTTCTGTGGCGAAGCAGTACCAAAACCAAGGCCTTTCTCTCGGTGATTTGATTAATGAGGGTAACCTTGGCCTGATCAAGGCGGCTCAACGTTTTGACGAAACCAGGGGATTTAAATTCATCTCATACGCTGTATGGTGGATTCGTCAGTCTATTCTGCAGGCTTTGGCCGAGCAGTCTAGGATTGTACGTTTGCCTTTGAACAGGGTAGGTTCGTTGAACAAAATTTCGAAGACTTTCTCCGAACTTGAGCAAAAATACGAGCGCGAGCCTTCTCCGGACGAACTGGCCGAGGTACTTGAGGTAAACACCTCAGAGGTGGTTGACACCATGAAAATCTCGGGCCGTCACGTGTCTATGGACGCTCCGTTTGTACAGGGCGAGGAAAACAGCTTGTTGGACGTGTTGGAAAACGACACCGAAGAGAAGCCTGACCAAGAGCTTATGAACGACTCGCTTTGCCGTGAAGTTCAGCGCGCCCTTTCGACCCTCACCCAAAGAGAGGCTGACGTGATTAGCCTTTATTTTGGACTCAATGGCGAAAACGCCATGACGCTTGAGGAAATCGGCGAGAAATTCAATCTGACTCGCGAACGTGTGCGTCAGATCAAGGAGAAAGCTATCCGTAGGTTACGTCATACTTCCAGAAGTAAAGCTCTCAAGCCGTACTTGGGATAA